The Phaseolus vulgaris cultivar G19833 chromosome 10, P. vulgaris v2.0, whole genome shotgun sequence DNA window TAAGTAGAACAAAGGTATGGCAGTGAATACCGATTTTAGCAGACAAATCCGTCCTGCCATTGAGAGGAATCTTGCCCTCCAAGAGCTAAGTTTGGCTTCTACCTTTTTAACTACCGGATCCCAGAACTGTTTCTTCCTCGGGTTCCCACCCACCTCAAGCCCCAAATATAGGAAAGGTAGCTTCATCGTATTGCAATTCAAGGTTTTGGCATACGTGCTCATAGCAAAGTTGTCCACTTTGATACCAGTCAACTTAGACTTGTGAAAGTTAACTTTCAAGCCCGAAACAACGAAGAATAGCCTTAATTGTAAAAATGCTATCAAAGGAGTCCTCACACATAAAGAGTGTATCATCTGCGAATTGTAGTAAGCAGCACTCCACATTATTCCTTCCCACCTTTATGCCCCTAAGAACCTCCGTTCTCAGCGCTTGTCTAACCAATCCTGCTAAACCTTCAGCAACcactaaaaaaagaaaaggggCCATTGGGTCACCCTGTCTCAACCCCCTGGAAGGTTTAAATTCCTCTGTGGGGCTTCCATTAACCAACACAGAAACTGACGATGAGACTAGGCACCCTTTTACCCATAAGATCCACTTCTCGTGGAAGCCTAGCCTGTGGAGCATGTCAAACAAAAAGTTCCATCTTACTGAGTCATACGCCTTTTCGAAGTCCACCTTAAAGCACACCccacttttcctctttctctttaTTTCCTCAAGGACCTCATTTGCCATAACAACGCTATCCAATAATCCTCTTTCACGAATAAAGGCTGACTGACATTCATCAATTATAAGCGGCATAATTTTCTTCATTCGACTCGACAAAACTTTTGTGATGATCTTATAGATCACTCCAACTAAAGAAATGGGTTTGAACTGATCTAGCGTCGACGGGTCTCTTACTTTTGGAATGAGTGCAATGAAGGACGCATTACAACCTTTCGGGAGAGACCCTGTTGTGTGAAACAGTTGCACCGCTGCCATAACATCCACCTTAAGCACTTCCCAACAGCTCTtgataaaattgaaattgaaaccGTCTGGGCCCGGACTTTTAGATCCTCCACAATCCCATACTGCATTCTTCACTTCTTCCTCAGAGAACTTGATAACCATATTTCTACTTACCTCCAAAGGTAACGACCTGAATTCTACCGAACCCAAGTGTACTCCAAAGTCCTGCGTAGCCATGAACCTCCTCTCAAAAAGTGACTTAGCTTCCCTCCTTACAACTTCCAGTTCCTCACACCACTGGGAGTCTACCTCAACACCTTTAACCTCATTTTTTAGCCTTCTCCATCGAATCGCTGAATGGTAGAATTTAGAGTTAAGGTCCCCATGTTTAAGCCAATTCACTCTTGCTTTTTGCCTGTACATGGAGTCTAGCTTTTTATTCACTAACCCCAGTTGACTAAGCAATTCCAACCTTCTCAACCTCCCCTCGTCCTCTAAGGTGTCAATGTCGTCCTCCCCGTCCAGATTCTCAATTTCCATCTCGATACGTCTCTTATCAGATTCCACACATCCAAAAACACTTCTATTCCACACTTTAAGATCCGCCTTTAAGAGTTTCAGCTTTTCTTTAAGTGCAAATATACTATTACCTTCCACCTGATACGATTCCCACTTCCCCTTTACCATTGCCGTAAACCCCGGTTCCTTTAACCACACATCAAAGGTTCTGAAAGGTTTTGGCCCCCAGTCTTTAATACATGATTTCAAAACAAGAGCGCAGTGATCCAAAACGACTCTCTGTTGCACATACTATTTAGCCGCCGGCCAGACTTGAAGCCACTCTTCGGAAACCAGGAATCTGTCTAGTCTACTCTTTGCAGTTCCGTTTGCTTTAAACCAGGTAAACTTTTTCTCTACACACGGAATATCCACCCATCCATTGGCTtcaataaaattgttaaaaccTTCCATTTCCTTCCTTTGACTTGAGTGTCCTCTAATCCCTTTCCTCTCATCTGCCCTCCTTACGGCATTGAAATCACCACATAAACACCAGACCGGATTTTGGTGGGATTGCTTGAACATCGTTAATGCCTCCCACAAGTGGATTTTGTCTTGTATGTTACATGTTGCATAAACATTTACCACCACACAATGACGTTTTGCCTGTAAGTGATAACCTTCAATAGCAATAAAACCAGTACCTACAACATGGTTCCCGTATTCAAAAGCTTCCTTGTTCCACATTGTTATCATGCTTCCTGCCCCGTTAATCCCTTCATGGTGAACCCAACCAATGTTACAACTTCCCCACAAAATAAAACATCTAGCATCTGAGAACGAAGTAGTTTTTGTTTCCTGCAAACAAAGAATCTCAGCACCCTCCTTAAGCACGGTTTGACTCAGATACCTTGCTTTCGTCCCTCCTCCCAACCCTCTAATGTTAAGGTTGACTATAATCATGGTAACTCCTTCGCACTGCCCACCCTAAACATCTCTTTATCGTTCTTGTTCCTTACCTCTAAACGGTCCAGTTCTCCAACCAAAATCCCCTCACCCCCTGAGCACTCCATTCCTAAGTTACGTCCCAACTCCCAAATTCTAACGGATTCCGCATCCTTAATTTCCAACTTAAACCGATCGTTGCATTGGTGAATATCAGTACTCGATTCCGCGAAAGAACAGAGGCTAAGTTTCGAAGGAGAATTTACCCCATTATGGAGTGACCCTACTCCCCCATTCGACCTCCACTTCTGTTGAGCAGATTGCGTGCCATGCCCCCGCATAGACCGTAGCCGTCGGAATTCCGGTGATAGCTTGCGACTCACAACTCCATCTGAACAGGCCTCGTTTTCGGCGTTTGTTTCTTCAGCATTGATCGTGTTGCCCCACTTGACGCTTCCGCTTGATTGAGGGTCCGAGCTCCCCGTAGAAGACCCCTCGCCCTCGCTACTACGGCGAATTGCCTGGCATGGATTTCCATCGGATTCGCTCACCTGCACACAACGTAGAGACACTTTTTCCCCTTTGCTTCCAGATGTTGGGCCCCTTGCTACCAATTCTTTACTAACCGTACCCCTATTAGCTGATTGGGCCTCACTTTGCTTAAGCCCAGTAGCTAAAGAATTGCACTCATAGGCCCCTTTCATTAGGTTAGCCAGCGAATCCTGTAACATTTTGCAAGCTTCGTTGACTTGGTATACAGTATCAACAACTGCCCCACTTTCAGACCCTCCTTGCACACGTTTTGCCATATTAATGAAAGAAAAACCACCTTTAGACTAACACCCCTTATCACTCAGAGCCTTATTCCCTACGAACTTTCTGTTTGCTGGTACCGAGATCGGGGTCTGCCCCACCGCCTCGGATACCTCGTCCCGCCGCATACCGCCGCTTCCAAGGTCGTCTTCTTCATCAGACGACTTTTTAGAATGACAAGTTTCCTCCACAACGGTGTCCGAGGACGAAATGCTGTCGGACGATGCATAATGGTCATCGAGGCAAGAACATACTCCTCTTTCATTGCTGGTTATCTCTTCTATGACCACAATATTACAGAGTTGCCCATTAATCCTAAAATCCTTCACCATTTCAGCTTTGCATGCTTTGCGTAACCTCACCTGCAGACGAGCATACTCCAAGTTCTCCCACCGCCGAGTAggttcatcaattttaaccaaGGACGCTACTTCTCCAATCACCTTCGAGAAGCATTGTTCGTTCCACAGGGTTAATGGGATTCCATAACACCTTACCCATACCATTTTATGCTCTGCTACGTAAGACTCAGACCAGGGCTCGATATCATCGAAAAGGGAGACGAACCATTCTTTATTAAGCTTAATGATATCATCCATACTTTCACCAGCTTTAGGTGTTAGAAGCACTAGATTATCACCCATACCTCTAAGCTTAATACTACTCATTCCCCCCTTGACAAACTCTTCACTCAAAGATTCGAAGGAGATGTCAGGAGACATCCATCCGACTGCACTTGAAACCAGCCACGCCGGTGCATTTGAAGTTGTTTCAAAAGCAGGGCCAGTCCATCTATCTTTTACCGACTTACATACAACCTCAGCATAGGACTGGTTAGGTTTCAGGTTCTCACCCTTTCGGACTGTTTTGTGTTCGTGCCAACCCTCATTTTCCTTGTTCTTGCCGTGAGGGCTCCTAACTCGAAAGATAGCATTCGTAGATGTACTTGGCCTCCTCTTCATGACTTTGATCTCTGCTCTTCTGTACTTTGGAACATTAACATAAAGTTTGAAGTTGCCAATGTGAATCCGATCCAGTTGCTTTTCCAGCTTAGCCTCATTGGGACCAGGATAAAATCGCACGAAACCATATCTTCTTCCCCACCTGTTTGGCCTTCTAGAGATGAATACCTCTTTTACTCTAGCCCACTTTCTGAAGATCCTAAACATCTCATGCTCTCCATGGCTGTCGGGAAAATTCGAGAAAAAGAACGTTATTGAGTCCCCTTCCCCGGAGTTATTTACCGACGCTGCTGCCTTAAAGTCTGCCTCTCTTCTCCAGACCTCTTCCCTTTTCCCCCTCCACCTTACCTCCTTCCCTCTACCGTAGTCTCTACCGTAGTCTCTTACCGCCATTGATTACGGgggtattattttaattcttttccCAAATAAAAAACTGCACTGTTAATGATGATTGTGTGGCATAATCTTAAACTGGTATGTTTTAAAGTGATTTTATGCGTTTATCTATGTGCTTCCATAGAATCATTTTGTTCAcacattttatttaatgtttgatCACTGCTATTATAGGAAATAAGACATATCCTGCACCCATTGCTTTTAATTGTATTGATGTTGATGTCTTGCTTGTTTTCTTCAACATTTGGACTACTGTACAGGTTTCTTCTCCCAGCATCattttgtttggattaaaaGTTGTGggtgagtggaaagttgagagTGTGGGtgagtggaagtgtgaagaaagtgtggagaaagttgagggtgtttggattgggaGATGTTAGAGTGAATATGTGAATAAAGTTTATTGAAAAGTAtgaatgatgtgatagttgtgagagtattttaatatattttgaatagtgtaaattgtaagattacaaatttacccttgtatataaataaataggaaaatgaaatattaatgttaaatttttgttaatagataattttaatattattaatgattatttaataaattttatggtatataaatatataaatatataatttttattaattatgattttgattactattaataataacattaatataatttaagaaaacaTGTCATGAACATTAATTAGttgcaaaaatataaaaagttattatattTGATGTAGAGAGATAAATACATGTTAATTTGAAATTATGCAaattattacaatatttttttaatttttttaattttaacattaataaattatgttaaatctaaaaaaattaaaatcctaaacattataaattttgaattccattctgtcaaaataaattttttaaataaaaatttctattttttataaacaattcattttttaaaaaataattactttctacatttattattaaaaaatcagaTTTCTTCTCATAAGTTtgactgtttttttaattaatacaacattttttataaattttttaattataacatgaaCAATTTATGTCAGATATAAAAAAATCCTACAAATTTTTAATTCCATTATgtaaacatattcatttttaattcCATTATGTaaacatattcattttaaaacataaaaattatctACATTTATTACTATAAATTGAAATTTCTTATCTAAACTTTTTCTTTCTGCTTTCTTAACTtactaaaacatttattttgattttgtaatttataatattaatttataaaaacccTACACAttacaaatttctatttccagttgtaaaaatattcagtttaaataaataaattttttcttataaataattaaatgttataaaaaaaaaatgactacaacatttttttaatgtttttaatgataacattaataatttatgtcaaatctaaaaaaaaattaactaaacattataaatttttatatccattctgtaaaaatattatttagaaataaaaagctatttttataaaacaatttaatttttaaaaactaataactatcaacatttattattagaaattcaatttttttctctaaacttttttgtctttttaacattaaaattactataacattaaaataaataattaaaaaacctGAATAGAATGGAGGCCTATGGTGGCATgtaagagaaaagagaaaagaagggtagaaaagtaatattttacATATGATGTGGCACTTGCTATGCActctctcctttctcttcatTTTGGAGAAGATGCAATATGCCCTCCACTTTACCTGCAGTCTCTCCCTCACCCACATACATAACTGAAAgtgatggcattctcatggagctcttcttggatgttgaagaatatggtgcggaagctaatggtgaaagtgggca harbors:
- the LOC137815360 gene encoding uncharacterized protein, yielding MIIVNLNIRGLGGGTKARYLSQTVLKEGAEILCLQETKTTSFSDARCFILWGSCNIGWVHHEGINGAGSMITMWNKEAFEYGNHVVGTGFIAIEGYHLQAKRHCVVVNVYATCNIQDKIHLWEALTMFKQSHQNPVWCLCGDFNAVRRADERKGIRGHSSQRKEMEGFNNFIEANGWVDIPCVEKKFTWFKANGTAKSRLDRFLVSEEWLQVWPAAK
- the LOC137815366 gene encoding uncharacterized protein, coding for MAVRDYGRDYGRGKEVRWRGKREEVWRREADFKAAASVNNSGEGDSITFFFSNFPDSHGEHEMFRIFRKWARVKEVFISRRPNRWGRRYGFVRFYPGPNEAKLEKQLDRIHIGNFKLYVNVPKYRRAEIKVMKRRPSTSTNAIFRVRSPHGKNKENEGWHEHKTVRKGENLKPNQSYAEVVCKSVKDRWTGPAFETTSNAPAWLVSSAVGWMSPDISFESLSEEFVKGGMSSIKLRGMGDNLVLLTPKAGESMDDIIKLNKEWFVSLFDDIEPWSESYVAEHKMVWVRCYGIPLTLWNEQCFSKVIGEVASLVKIDEPTRRWENLEYARLQVRLRKACKAEMVKDFRINGQLCNIVVIEEITSNERGVCSCLDDHYASSDSISSSDTVVEETCHSKKSSDEEDDLGSGGMRRDEVSEAVGQTPISVPANRKFVGNKALSDKGC